From Mesobacillus jeotgali, the proteins below share one genomic window:
- a CDS encoding 2-oxoglutarate dehydrogenase E1: MKVLSVIQPWASLFVLREAQYETRSWSTKYRGPLAIHTSKKVDKAVCSHVAIKSLLLKHGYKTDDLPTGKIIAVCQLENCLRVVENNETWAVLEDGRIVSGNDFFLGDYKVGGYVWEVRDMKMLDSFIPAKGRLGLWEYDL, from the coding sequence GTGAAGGTGTTGTCGGTGATTCAGCCCTGGGCGAGTCTGTTTGTCTTGCGCGAGGCTCAATATGAAACGAGGTCATGGAGTACGAAGTATCGCGGCCCTCTTGCGATTCATACCAGCAAAAAAGTCGATAAGGCGGTTTGCAGTCATGTTGCCATCAAGTCGCTGCTTTTAAAGCATGGGTATAAGACCGATGATCTTCCGACTGGCAAGATCATCGCTGTCTGCCAGCTTGAAAATTGTTTGAGAGTGGTGGAAAACAACGAGACATGGGCCGTACTGGAGGATGGAAGAATCGTATCAGGCAATGACTTTTTCCTTGGTGATTATAAAGTCGGAGGATATGTCTGGGAAGTCAGGGATATGAAGATGCTGGACAGCTTCATTCCAGCTAAAGGAAGGCTTGGACTATGGGAGTATGATTTATAA
- a CDS encoding aspartyl-phosphate phosphatase Spo0E family protein, whose amino-acid sequence MTKEDLIEDTRRKMIISIKENGYLNQKTIQLSQELDVYILEQQKLRMELLKTRRRDCIG is encoded by the coding sequence ATGACCAAGGAGGACTTGATTGAGGATACTCGAAGAAAAATGATTATTAGTATAAAGGAAAACGGATACTTGAACCAAAAAACCATTCAACTCAGCCAGGAATTGGATGTGTATATATTGGAGCAACAAAAGCTCAGGATGGAACTTCTAAAGACAAGAAGACGCGATTGCATTGGATGA
- the ilvA gene encoding threonine ammonia-lyase encodes MNWDDVILAREKMKGIVHATPLDYSKTFSTLSNNEVYLKLENLQKTGSFKVRGSYNKLISLPAEELQKGVVAASAGNHAQGVAYSSQMLGIPCTIVMPKGAPLSKVLATRQYGAEVILEGTVFDEALAYAFELKDKLGATFIHAFDDESVIAGQGTVGLEILDQLPDVEAIICPVGGGGLIAGVALAVKEKRPDIKVYGVQTLACPSMKHSLTENRPVAVKASPTMADGIAVQKPGQKTFEIIRKYVDDIFCVDEMEIARTMLLVLERNKLLVEGSGASPLAALLYDKVNLKGKKIAVVLSGGNVDVNFISRIIERGLVESGRFAHFTMTLKDKPGELQRVLSSVTELNANIQFVNLHRIGKHIYPGYAQLELSVETKDHEHIEQLYNKLSAQGFQLKMDQ; translated from the coding sequence ATGAATTGGGATGATGTGATTTTAGCGCGGGAAAAAATGAAAGGAATTGTTCATGCCACACCTCTTGATTATTCTAAAACCTTTAGCACACTCTCAAATAATGAAGTATATTTGAAGCTTGAAAACCTGCAAAAGACAGGCAGCTTCAAGGTTAGAGGTTCTTATAATAAATTGATATCTTTGCCAGCTGAAGAGCTGCAAAAGGGAGTTGTGGCAGCTTCTGCCGGAAATCATGCTCAGGGTGTGGCCTATTCCAGCCAGATGCTAGGCATTCCCTGTACGATTGTCATGCCAAAAGGGGCGCCTCTCAGCAAGGTGCTGGCAACTCGGCAATACGGAGCTGAAGTCATACTGGAAGGTACGGTTTTTGACGAGGCTCTGGCCTATGCATTTGAGCTGAAAGACAAGCTAGGCGCCACATTTATCCATGCGTTTGATGATGAGTCAGTCATTGCGGGTCAAGGGACAGTTGGATTGGAAATTCTTGATCAGCTGCCGGATGTGGAGGCGATTATCTGCCCTGTTGGCGGTGGAGGGCTTATTGCAGGTGTCGCTCTGGCCGTCAAAGAAAAGAGGCCTGACATTAAAGTATATGGTGTCCAGACGCTTGCATGTCCAAGCATGAAACATTCATTAACCGAGAACCGTCCGGTTGCTGTTAAGGCATCTCCAACGATGGCAGATGGAATTGCTGTTCAGAAGCCTGGGCAGAAAACTTTTGAAATCATACGAAAATATGTCGATGATATTTTTTGTGTGGATGAAATGGAAATTGCCCGAACGATGCTTCTTGTCCTCGAGAGAAATAAGCTGCTGGTAGAGGGATCGGGTGCAAGCCCGCTGGCAGCTTTGCTTTATGACAAAGTGAATCTCAAAGGCAAGAAGATTGCCGTTGTTTTAAGCGGCGGAAATGTCGATGTCAATTTCATTTCGCGAATCATTGAACGTGGGCTTGTTGAATCGGGAAGGTTTGCGCATTTTACAATGACGTTAAAAGATAAACCAGGTGAGCTTCAGCGAGTGTTAAGCTCTGTAACCGAACTCAACGCCAACATCCAATTTGTCAACCTTCATCGCATCGGAAAGCATATATATCCTGGATACGCTCAGTTGGAATTATCGGTAGAGACGAAGGATCATGAACATATTGAACAGCTTTATAATAAATTAAGTGCTCAGGGTTTTCAGCTGAAAATGGATCAGTAA
- a CDS encoding response regulator: MINVMIVDDHTVLRDGIRSILDVEEDLLLVGEADSGDALLEKLDTIVPDVIVLDINLQNKNGIEFISLIKEKHPACKILILTMFDHDEYFKSALREGADGYLLKDASSMEVIDAIRKIHKGNSIIHPKMASKLISYHRIQSDFTIQENELTNREKEVLNQLVRGKSNKEIAAHLSISDKTVKIHVNKIYKKLNVNSRSQAIIYAVQNKLVPYLN; this comes from the coding sequence ATGATTAACGTTATGATAGTGGATGATCACACAGTTTTAAGGGATGGAATCCGCAGTATTTTGGATGTGGAAGAGGACCTGCTCCTCGTTGGAGAAGCGGATTCAGGGGATGCGTTATTAGAGAAACTGGATACCATCGTCCCCGATGTTATTGTTTTGGATATTAATTTGCAGAATAAAAATGGAATTGAATTCATTTCCCTTATCAAAGAAAAGCACCCTGCCTGTAAAATACTAATCTTAACGATGTTTGATCATGATGAATACTTCAAATCTGCCCTCAGGGAAGGCGCTGATGGATATTTGTTGAAGGATGCTTCCTCCATGGAGGTCATCGATGCCATTCGTAAAATCCATAAAGGAAATTCCATTATACACCCTAAAATGGCTAGCAAACTGATATCCTATCACCGCATCCAAAGCGACTTTACCATCCAGGAAAATGAATTGACCAACAGGGAGAAGGAAGTGCTCAATCAGTTAGTCAGAGGAAAGTCCAATAAGGAAATAGCCGCCCATCTATCCATCAGCGATAAAACGGTAAAAATACATGTGAACAAGATCTATAAGAAACTAAACGTGAACAGCCGCTCACAAGCCATTATATATGCTGTTCAAAACAAGCTGGTACCATATTTAAATTAA
- a CDS encoding DoxX family membrane protein: MFIHFLKENRYVTLLLTAIRLYLGWEWFIAGWGKISSGKFDASGFLHGALKNTSGDHPAVQPWWGSFIREVALPYVDLFNVLIPWGELLVGLGLILGIFTSFAMLMGLTMNFAYMFSGTASTNPQMVLLGLVILLAGGNAWKFGLDRWVNPVIRKVLAKKAGKETNPQTA; the protein is encoded by the coding sequence TTGTTTATTCACTTTTTAAAGGAGAACCGTTACGTCACACTGTTGCTCACAGCAATTAGGCTGTATCTTGGCTGGGAGTGGTTTATTGCTGGATGGGGCAAAATCTCCAGTGGGAAGTTTGACGCCAGTGGTTTTCTCCATGGTGCATTAAAAAATACTTCAGGTGACCATCCTGCTGTACAACCCTGGTGGGGAAGTTTTATAAGAGAGGTTGCATTACCATATGTTGACCTATTTAATGTTCTTATTCCCTGGGGTGAATTATTAGTAGGGCTCGGATTGATTTTGGGAATCTTTACTTCCTTTGCTATGTTAATGGGCCTTACCATGAATTTTGCCTATATGTTTTCGGGCACTGCAAGTACAAACCCGCAAATGGTTTTACTAGGTCTAGTCATTCTGCTGGCGGGGGGGAATGCTTGGAAATTTGGATTGGACAGGTGGGTAAATCCCGTAATAAGAAAAGTATTAGCTAAAAAGGCTGGTAAAGAAACAAATCCGCAAACAGCGTAA
- a CDS encoding Gfo/Idh/MocA family protein, which yields MDVKVIRWGILGTGGIASAFARDLAFAKNTEKTAVGSRTIESAEKFAEEHGVSRAYGSYEELVQDPAVDAIYIATPHTFHKDNVLACLRAGKAVLCEKPFTINSGELEEIIQFARDQKLFLMEAMWTRFLPPIDKVKEWIDRGEIGEVLLVKADFGFRAPWEPERRLLNPALGGGALLDVGIYPVTFASMIFGTNPEKIMSSAHIGETGVDEQFSIIMSYPSGKTATLNGAFRVDLTNEACIYGSKGSIRIPSFHSAKSATLYKNGEEAETFKDDRQCAGYAFEIEEVGRCLSQGLIESPVVPLDESLKIMKLMDEIRGQWGLKYPFE from the coding sequence ATGGATGTAAAAGTAATCAGGTGGGGAATATTAGGAACAGGTGGAATCGCTAGTGCTTTTGCCAGGGATTTAGCATTTGCTAAAAATACTGAAAAGACGGCTGTTGGTTCACGTACCATTGAGAGTGCTGAAAAGTTTGCTGAGGAGCATGGTGTTTCCCGTGCTTATGGAAGCTACGAAGAACTAGTGCAAGATCCGGCTGTCGATGCCATTTATATTGCGACGCCACACACTTTTCATAAGGACAATGTATTGGCGTGCCTTCGTGCTGGCAAGGCAGTGCTCTGCGAGAAGCCTTTTACGATAAATAGCGGGGAACTGGAAGAAATCATCCAGTTTGCCAGGGATCAAAAGCTTTTCTTGATGGAGGCAATGTGGACCCGATTCCTGCCACCGATTGATAAAGTGAAAGAATGGATTGATAGAGGGGAAATTGGCGAGGTGCTGTTAGTAAAAGCGGATTTTGGTTTCCGTGCACCGTGGGAACCTGAGCGCAGATTGCTTAATCCGGCACTTGGAGGAGGAGCCTTGCTGGATGTAGGAATTTATCCTGTTACCTTTGCATCGATGATTTTTGGAACAAACCCAGAGAAGATTATGAGTTCGGCTCATATCGGCGAAACAGGTGTTGATGAACAGTTTTCCATCATCATGTCCTATCCTTCTGGAAAAACCGCGACCCTTAATGGTGCCTTTCGAGTTGATTTAACGAACGAAGCTTGCATTTATGGAAGTAAAGGATCTATTCGGATTCCTTCTTTCCACAGTGCAAAATCAGCCACCTTATATAAAAATGGTGAAGAAGCAGAGACATTTAAGGATGACAGACAATGTGCCGGTTACGCGTTTGAAATAGAAGAAGTAGGAAGATGCCTGAGTCAAGGGTTGATAGAAAGCCCTGTCGTTCCATTGGATGAATCTTTAAAAATCATGAAGCTGATGGATGAAATTCGCGGGCAGTGGGGATTGAAATACCCGTTTGAATAA
- a CDS encoding sensor histidine kinase → MTDKEILFRKKVSDYYIILVGFFGWAFILYSIPLATFPEKPIVLLLLVVLMLLAEYFPIPLFTITMFSTMTFPILFIMNLYFGIYTATAAFAFVLIFESFHHKRSLRSTVFNIAQYTLSLVGADWLIKIWISQYPLEDPFASLLSIFAFTSFYFLINNVLNDILFTIRPFPFTKEEWKSKALQELFIAKMSIVLLAFLEIYTNYLPANVIDFTTILFLSLWIGITTTSSILTKARINRKRLNALSILSTELNRINTKDFDEKKSLLLETFHAQAFVLLVKEHNAWRLLLKDGHVKNEVTFSDEMSLYLDEVSDMTMVTGKDIEKLPPNTIFNKMILSQIFSPLSVDDETVGMLIVGRVSEIGFIHDEIRSLTVLSNVLASTLKTRSLILENEKLLILEERSRIARDIHDGIGQSLAGIVFQMESALRKKSESKGNLPNKQIEQWIQKLRDSLKELRQSIYSLRTCPVEKHGMKRAIEEKIRKMELEEKAIINFTQKGEPYALSYQIEKVIYDIFQESLQNSVKHAKADKIEVMLKYGPEQTLIKIKDDGIGFSLYDKLIKGQTEPHFGIVTMSELAHDFGAKFEIDSAEGKGTEIRLGIPHIN, encoded by the coding sequence TTGACAGATAAAGAGATTCTTTTTCGAAAAAAGGTTTCTGACTACTATATAATCCTGGTTGGTTTTTTTGGATGGGCCTTTATTTTGTATTCGATCCCTTTGGCGACTTTTCCGGAGAAGCCAATTGTGCTGCTCCTTCTAGTTGTATTAATGTTGCTTGCTGAGTATTTTCCCATCCCCTTATTTACTATAACGATGTTCAGCACGATGACATTTCCTATTTTGTTTATCATGAATCTATATTTCGGAATTTATACCGCCACCGCGGCCTTTGCATTTGTGCTGATTTTTGAATCCTTTCATCATAAAAGATCTCTTCGATCAACAGTATTTAACATTGCCCAATATACCTTGTCTCTTGTTGGGGCAGATTGGCTGATTAAGATATGGATCAGCCAGTACCCGTTAGAGGATCCGTTTGCGAGCCTTCTTAGTATCTTTGCTTTTACTTCGTTCTATTTTTTAATTAATAATGTCCTTAATGATATTCTTTTTACTATACGGCCTTTCCCATTTACAAAAGAAGAGTGGAAGAGCAAAGCTTTACAAGAGTTGTTTATTGCTAAAATGTCGATCGTCTTACTCGCCTTTCTTGAGATCTATACCAATTATCTTCCTGCGAACGTCATTGATTTTACTACTATTCTTTTTTTATCCCTCTGGATTGGGATTACAACGACCAGTTCCATTTTGACAAAAGCAAGAATTAATAGAAAGAGATTGAATGCTCTCTCCATTCTCAGTACGGAATTGAACAGGATCAATACAAAGGATTTTGATGAAAAGAAAAGCCTGCTGCTCGAAACCTTCCATGCCCAAGCTTTTGTTTTACTGGTAAAAGAACATAATGCCTGGAGGCTCTTGCTTAAGGATGGACATGTGAAAAACGAGGTGACATTCAGTGATGAAATGTCACTTTATCTTGATGAAGTTTCGGACATGACTATGGTGACTGGGAAGGATATTGAAAAGCTGCCGCCTAATACTATTTTTAACAAGATGATTCTTTCGCAGATCTTTTCACCCCTTAGTGTCGACGATGAAACAGTTGGTATGTTAATAGTAGGCAGAGTAAGTGAAATTGGTTTTATTCATGATGAGATTCGTTCTTTGACCGTATTATCCAATGTTCTGGCAAGTACTTTGAAAACACGCTCACTCATCCTGGAAAATGAAAAACTGCTGATATTGGAAGAACGCAGCCGAATTGCGCGTGATATCCATGATGGCATCGGCCAGTCCCTGGCAGGAATCGTGTTCCAGATGGAATCTGCGCTGCGAAAGAAGAGTGAAAGTAAAGGAAATCTTCCCAATAAACAAATTGAACAATGGATTCAAAAACTTAGAGACAGTTTAAAAGAGCTTCGACAATCGATTTATTCATTAAGAACATGCCCTGTGGAAAAACATGGGATGAAACGGGCGATAGAAGAAAAGATCCGAAAAATGGAGTTGGAAGAAAAGGCCATTATAAATTTCACTCAAAAAGGAGAGCCATACGCCCTGAGCTACCAAATAGAAAAAGTGATTTATGATATATTCCAGGAAAGCCTGCAAAACTCTGTTAAACATGCAAAAGCGGATAAAATTGAGGTCATGCTGAAATATGGACCCGAGCAGACCTTGATAAAAATCAAGGATGATGGTATTGGATTTTCATTATATGACAAGTTGATTAAAGGCCAGACGGAACCTCATTTTGGGATCGTCACGATGAGCGAGCTGGCACATGATTTTGGAGCCAAATTTGAGATCGACAGTGCAGAAGGGAAAGGAACCGAGATTCGGCTAGGCATACCACATATTAATTAA
- a CDS encoding YkvS family protein: MMSNKIAKRAKIGDRISFIRKMKTFEGVVELVRDNSVIIAISREATKRLDYDTTRTVVKHSNYTIINPVETA; this comes from the coding sequence ATGATGTCTAACAAAATCGCTAAAAGAGCTAAAATTGGTGATCGAATTTCATTTATCCGAAAAATGAAGACTTTTGAGGGTGTGGTTGAACTGGTAAGGGACAACAGTGTCATTATCGCAATTTCAAGGGAAGCCACTAAAAGATTAGACTATGATACAACCAGGACAGTGGTAAAACATTCGAACTATACGATAATAAATCCCGTTGAAACTGCTTGA
- a CDS encoding helix-turn-helix domain-containing protein, protein MKHECLGDILRMERHKRNLTQEKVCEDLGLRLNTLDRIENNKSVKGTTIKKLLNYYQMSKEE, encoded by the coding sequence ATGAAGCATGAGTGTCTGGGTGATATATTGAGAATGGAAAGGCATAAAAGAAATTTAACTCAAGAAAAAGTGTGTGAAGATCTCGGCCTGAGGTTAAATACGCTTGACCGAATTGAAAACAATAAAAGCGTCAAAGGAACGACTATAAAAAAACTATTAAACTATTATCAAATGAGTAAAGAAGAATAA
- a CDS encoding GGDEF domain-containing protein, which yields MREDKEWNDIAGLNRLILKASWWMVLVIILLSVTGILITYQFNGKGLIQMAVSYVILPTIYTVVILTLTQVLYSMFRHWGDYILLIGVFAILHVYILNFPFAQGIHYLLIISVLISALYFQKEKVYFTGILSLISIFSLYFFYEPFADEIARRDIYAFIGIFIGFVFISVGIIYRGHYLLKHLEESIRNQEELMVRNIMMDKASKMDGLTDLYNHKTFHEYLDRLIEQSDKSQLSFQLAIIDIDNFKKVNDQFGHWVGDIVLARVGEQLKLNVTPDDFVSRYGGEEFAVILTEKGKKDSFQLVDEIRANISEMVHPEMDNKPVTVSVGMCSYEAGLDKENFFKAADDSLYQAKRNGKNQTVMARI from the coding sequence ATGAGGGAAGATAAAGAATGGAACGATATAGCTGGATTAAACAGGTTGATTTTAAAAGCTTCCTGGTGGATGGTTCTTGTCATTATCCTTCTGTCCGTAACAGGAATTTTAATTACATATCAATTTAATGGAAAAGGACTTATTCAGATGGCGGTCTCATACGTCATTTTGCCGACGATTTATACAGTCGTGATCCTAACCCTGACACAAGTGTTATATTCCATGTTCAGACACTGGGGAGATTATATACTCCTTATAGGGGTTTTTGCGATTCTTCATGTATATATCCTTAACTTCCCGTTTGCACAAGGCATTCATTATTTACTGATAATTAGCGTTCTTATATCAGCATTGTACTTTCAAAAGGAGAAAGTATATTTTACTGGTATTTTAAGCTTGATTTCGATCTTCTCTCTTTATTTCTTTTATGAGCCGTTTGCAGATGAAATTGCGAGACGGGACATTTACGCCTTCATAGGGATATTTATTGGTTTTGTTTTTATATCCGTAGGGATTATCTATCGAGGCCATTATCTGCTAAAGCATCTGGAAGAATCAATCAGGAATCAGGAAGAACTAATGGTTCGGAATATTATGATGGATAAAGCAAGCAAAATGGATGGGCTGACCGATTTATACAATCATAAAACGTTTCATGAATACCTTGACCGATTGATCGAGCAAAGTGATAAAAGCCAATTATCTTTTCAACTAGCGATTATTGATATCGATAATTTCAAAAAAGTGAATGACCAATTCGGTCACTGGGTGGGTGATATTGTTCTGGCAAGAGTAGGTGAACAATTAAAACTGAATGTAACACCAGATGATTTCGTTTCAAGATATGGCGGTGAAGAATTTGCCGTGATCTTGACAGAAAAAGGCAAAAAGGATTCCTTTCAATTAGTGGATGAAATCCGAGCAAATATAAGCGAAATGGTTCATCCTGAAATGGATAATAAGCCTGTCACGGTCAGTGTCGGAATGTGCTCTTACGAAGCAGGCCTCGATAAGGAAAACTTCTTCAAAGCCGCAGATGACAGCTTATATCAAGCAAAAAGGAACGGTAAGAATCAAACTGTAATGGCGCGAATTTAA
- a CDS encoding HXXEE domain-containing protein, translating into MELNLHTLIWLFPIIFVLHDFEEIIMLEKWMAKNRGIIKKVLPERLANNVVKQFSMTTAQMSVAVLIVFLFVCSSTFMASQYANGGLLSNIHYFTVVVLIFLLHVFTHVGQSILFRSITPGVITSIFLVLPYSLAMLNALFEHRVIDWDTIYFYLPFVILALPIVLAAHWIGKRVV; encoded by the coding sequence GTGGAATTGAACCTCCACACATTGATTTGGCTTTTTCCTATCATATTTGTTTTACATGATTTTGAAGAGATTATCATGCTTGAAAAGTGGATGGCAAAAAATCGGGGCATCATCAAAAAAGTGCTTCCAGAAAGATTGGCCAATAATGTAGTAAAGCAATTCTCCATGACTACTGCCCAGATGTCTGTTGCTGTTCTGATTGTCTTCCTGTTCGTTTGCAGCTCAACATTCATGGCGAGTCAATATGCAAATGGGGGATTGCTCTCAAACATTCATTATTTTACAGTCGTAGTTCTGATATTCCTTCTCCATGTCTTTACTCACGTAGGACAGTCAATTTTATTCAGATCCATAACCCCAGGAGTCATCACCTCTATTTTTCTCGTTCTCCCGTATAGCCTTGCCATGTTAAACGCTTTATTCGAACATAGAGTCATTGACTGGGATACTATTTATTTTTATTTGCCTTTTGTCATATTGGCACTTCCTATTGTATTAGCAGCTCATTGGATTGGAAAAAGAGTGGTATGA
- a CDS encoding DUF523 domain-containing protein encodes MILVSSCLAGLEVRYNATHSLDNQISKLVEQKKAIAVCPELLGGFSTPREPAEIIGGDGEDVLDGNARVIEKSGRDVTDLYLRGAYHTLGKAQEYQAAVVVLKEYSPSCGSSMIYNGEFKGKKILGNGVTAALLKRNGIRVISEEGVSDLLRENRY; translated from the coding sequence ATGATATTAGTTAGTTCGTGTTTAGCGGGGTTAGAGGTTAGATATAACGCTACTCATTCTTTAGATAATCAGATAAGTAAGCTGGTAGAACAGAAAAAGGCAATAGCTGTTTGCCCGGAATTACTTGGGGGTTTTTCTACGCCTCGGGAACCTGCTGAGATTATTGGTGGGGACGGAGAGGATGTCCTGGATGGCAATGCCAGAGTCATTGAGAAATCCGGCAGGGATGTAACGGATTTATACTTAAGGGGAGCTTATCATACTCTGGGAAAGGCTCAAGAATACCAGGCTGCGGTAGTAGTGCTAAAAGAGTATAGTCCTTCGTGTGGAAGTTCAATGATTTATAATGGGGAATTTAAGGGGAAGAAAATCCTGGGAAATGGTGTCACTGCCGCTTTACTTAAAAGGAATGGAATACGGGTCATCTCAGAGGAAGGAGTAAGTGATTTACTCCGGGAAAATCGTTATTGA
- a CDS encoding VWA domain-containing protein, which produces MSWRKLIMFAGLAAMLVFALAACGDSEKASGEEKKSGQEEKKKDGKKEKGSQEAEEEDDLGIAVSIEEILKEKPGKYPGTKYNEAIVHKELNDENFLEKDSFQIYAELLRLMGEGKNYEEYYEYFEAFVPDMETEISQMPGGMNISEDGDLGMNANVSILLDASGSMAQKVGGKTKMELAKEAINEFLSSMPEGANVSLRVYGHKGSNADSDKKVSCDSTEVVYDLKAYDKAAFSSSLDSFKPTGWTPIAKAITEAKNDFEKAGNQGQNIIYIVSDGVETCDGDPVKAAKELHDSNIAAVVNVIGFNVDSAGQNQLMSVAQAGGGKYETVNSAADFNKLWEKERRRLWNEWWDWSNKNWSLVWDEQTKKSNALWDKNSEFQNKTYDEKSRLKEASYYLQNKEQISNETRQEVDSLIDQRHDIIKEYQENKYNELKETLNTNSENLKTKIKEKGEEMKKKYSND; this is translated from the coding sequence ATGAGTTGGAGAAAGCTTATCATGTTTGCCGGATTAGCAGCAATGCTCGTATTCGCTCTGGCAGCCTGCGGAGATAGCGAAAAGGCTTCAGGCGAGGAGAAAAAGTCAGGACAAGAAGAGAAGAAGAAAGACGGAAAGAAGGAAAAAGGCAGCCAGGAAGCTGAGGAAGAAGATGACCTGGGTATTGCCGTCAGCATCGAAGAAATCCTTAAAGAAAAACCTGGAAAATATCCGGGGACTAAATACAACGAAGCCATTGTACATAAAGAATTGAACGATGAGAATTTCCTGGAAAAAGACAGTTTTCAAATATATGCTGAATTGCTTCGCCTGATGGGTGAGGGCAAAAATTATGAAGAATACTATGAGTACTTCGAAGCATTTGTACCGGACATGGAAACAGAAATCAGCCAGATGCCTGGCGGAATGAATATAAGTGAAGATGGAGATCTTGGAATGAATGCCAATGTCTCAATCCTGCTGGATGCAAGCGGAAGCATGGCCCAAAAGGTCGGGGGCAAGACCAAGATGGAGCTCGCCAAGGAAGCAATCAATGAATTCCTCTCCTCCATGCCTGAGGGCGCGAATGTTTCCCTGCGTGTCTACGGGCACAAAGGAAGCAATGCAGATAGTGACAAAAAGGTTTCATGTGACAGCACAGAAGTAGTCTATGATTTAAAGGCATATGATAAAGCTGCATTTTCCAGCTCTCTTGACTCCTTCAAGCCAACTGGCTGGACGCCAATCGCCAAAGCGATCACCGAGGCGAAAAACGATTTTGAAAAAGCCGGAAATCAAGGGCAGAATATCATTTATATCGTCAGTGATGGCGTGGAAACATGTGATGGTGACCCTGTAAAAGCCGCAAAGGAACTTCACGATTCCAATATTGCCGCAGTAGTGAATGTTATCGGATTCAATGTCGATTCTGCCGGTCAGAACCAGCTGATGTCCGTTGCACAGGCAGGCGGCGGGAAATACGAAACAGTCAACTCCGCAGCAGATTTCAATAAACTCTGGGAAAAAGAACGCCGCCGTCTTTGGAACGAATGGTGGGACTGGAGCAACAAGAACTGGAGCCTTGTTTGGGATGAACAGACAAAGAAATCTAATGCCCTCTGGGACAAAAACTCTGAATTCCAAAATAAAACCTATGATGAAAAATCACGCCTTAAAGAGGCTTCGTATTACTTGCAGAATAAAGAGCAAATCAGTAACGAAACCCGCCAGGAAGTCGACAGCCTGATTGACCAAAGACACGATATCATCAAAGAGTATCAGGAAAACAAGTACAACGAGTTAAAAGAAACCCTAAACACAAACAGCGAAAACCTTAAAACAAAGATCAAGGAAAAAGGCGAAGAAATGAAAAAGAAATACAGCAATGATTAA